A section of the Salvelinus alpinus chromosome 36, SLU_Salpinus.1, whole genome shotgun sequence genome encodes:
- the LOC139565159 gene encoding carbonic anhydrase-related protein 10-like yields the protein MHIVWEIFLIFQVYFICTSAQLISPKIHDGWWAYKDAVQGSFVPVPSFWGLVNSAWNLCSMGKRQSPVNVETSHMIFDPFLTPLRLNTGGRSKMGGTMYNTGRHVSLRPDKAHLVNISGGPLGYSHRLEEIRLHFGSEDGQGSEHLLNGQSFPAEVQLIHYNQELYANYSEAAKSPNGIAIVSIFIKISESPNVFLNRMLNRDTITRITYKHDAFLLMGLNIADLYPDTIRFITYEGSMTIPPCFETATWILMNKPVYVTQMQMHSLRLLSQNEPYKIFLSMSDNTRPAQPLLQRCIRTNINFSKQGRDCPNNRALRPQYRVNQWLLK from the exons ATGCATATCGTTTGGGAAATATTTTTGATTTTTCAAGTATATTTCATCTGTACATCAG CACAGCTAATTTCACCAAAGATTCATGACGGTTGGTGGGCGTACAAAGATGCTGTCCAAGGGAGCTTTGTTCCAG TACCATCGTTCTGGGGGCTAGTGAATTCCGCCTGGAACCTGTGTTCCATGGGAAAGAGGCAGTCGCCGGTCAACGTCGAGACCAGTCACATGATCTTTGACCCCTTCCTCACCCCTCTACGTCTCAACACAGGCGGACGCAGCAAG ATGGGAGGCACCATGTACAACACAGGGCGCCACGTGTCGCTGCGGCCAGACAAGGCTCACCTGGTGAACATCTCCGGTGGGCCTCTGGGTTACAGTCACCGGCTGGAGGAGATCCGCCTGCACTTCGGCAGCGAGGACGGCCAGGGCTCGGAGCACCTGCTCAATGGACAGTCCTTCCCTGCAGAG GTGCAACTTATACACTACAACCAGGAACTCTATGCCAACTACAGTGAGGCAGCCAAGAGCCCCAATGGCATAGCAATTGTGTCCATATTTATAAAG ATATCCGAGTCTCCAAATGTATTCCTGAATCGCATGCTGAACAGAGACACCATCACGAGAATAACATACAAAC ATGACGCATTCTTACTCATGGGGCTCAACATAGCAGATCTATATCCAGACACTATACGTTTTATAACATACGAGGGCTCCATGACTATCCCACCCTGCTTCGAGACAGCCACCTGGATCCTCATGAACAAACCTGTGTACGTCACACAGATGCAG ATGCATTCTCTGCGACTGCTAAGTCAGAATGAGCCATATAAGATATTCCTCAGTATGAGTGACAACACGCGGCCCGCCCAGCCTCTCCTACAGCGCTGTATCCGCACCAACATCAACTTCAGCAAGCAGGGCCGGGACTGCCCCAACAACCGTGCCCTGAGGCCCCAGTATCGAG TAAACCAGTGGCTTCTGAAGTAG